From the Bacteroidia bacterium genome, one window contains:
- a CDS encoding patatin-like phospholipase family protein: MNDTRTGKRFGLVLSGGGARGLAQVGVLKALEEEGIRPDFIVGVSIGSIIGGLYAAGYSATRLEKAVRDLNWKELLQLSDAADRRILTIDQKSMADRSILTVHLDGLQPVLPTAASNGQRLMNALNTLVIQSLYHSTNFDSLAIPFRAVATDLHSGQRVVLRHGNLAEALRASSAIPVMYSPVARDGMLLVDGGLVSNVPVDVAREAGCDIVVAVNTTSPLRTPEQLSNVLETLDQVFNVMMTKQAENLCRLADMVIEPGLGSTAATDFSNPDSLVAIGYIEGKRTARALKALLAARTSSANPMSAYSDLRSTQLSDPASQSYASTLRTSGSAEGDPSDVSVAEEDTTAGTAATRGGSIANATVTRAISTIRLHGVSALTEAGIAGIESRWLRQPFHQENLRSLREYILEEYRLRGYSLAYIREMDADPESGSIRIVIEEGRIRDIRVEGNERTDAVVILREIPLKAGAIFRIGDIEQGMNNLAALPLFHNVTFDVEDVEGDPVLIIRVQERTSQMLQVGVLVDNERNAQLGVLLRDASFLGSGTELRGSFFSGARNRRFAAEYHTNRMFYTPFSFTAEGYYGFRDHNEYGDVEGLSRSRFEREVQSVYRAIGYGAQASLGMYAGRFGILNGRLRYEQQSIRTTEFRKKDAGDLAENHLVVSVGFSVTLDTQDRYPFPDEGVHFQGEYQSAQRFLGGEVAFSRIDARYEFYLPLIEDVIVLHPRLQFGYGDKTMPRYEEFRIGGLFSFIGMRENEFNGRQIAVGGIELRYRLPFDILFDSYLSLRYDIGRTWSNPELIRISELRQGAGFVLGLDTPIGPALFGVGKSFLPVKNNPETSVKIGPTNLYFSIGVPLE, encoded by the coding sequence GTGAACGATACAAGAACCGGAAAGCGATTCGGTCTCGTGCTCAGCGGGGGCGGAGCGCGCGGGCTTGCGCAAGTCGGCGTTTTGAAAGCGTTGGAGGAAGAAGGTATCCGCCCGGATTTTATCGTCGGTGTCAGTATCGGCAGCATCATCGGCGGACTGTATGCCGCGGGATACAGTGCTACACGACTCGAGAAGGCCGTCCGCGATCTGAACTGGAAGGAATTACTGCAACTTTCCGATGCAGCCGACAGGCGCATTCTCACTATCGACCAGAAATCGATGGCGGACCGCTCCATCCTCACCGTGCATCTCGACGGTCTGCAGCCTGTGTTACCCACCGCCGCTTCCAACGGTCAGCGCCTCATGAACGCGCTCAATACGCTCGTGATACAAAGTCTCTATCATAGCACAAATTTCGATTCACTCGCCATCCCTTTCCGCGCCGTGGCAACAGATTTGCACAGCGGCCAACGGGTGGTATTGCGCCACGGCAATCTCGCCGAGGCGCTCCGGGCGAGCTCCGCCATCCCGGTGATGTACTCTCCCGTTGCGCGGGACGGCATGCTGCTGGTGGACGGCGGCCTCGTCTCCAATGTTCCTGTCGATGTCGCCAGAGAGGCCGGTTGCGATATCGTCGTGGCCGTAAACACCACAAGCCCCCTCCGCACGCCGGAGCAGCTTTCCAATGTGCTGGAGACGCTGGATCAGGTGTTCAACGTGATGATGACCAAACAGGCGGAGAACTTGTGCCGTCTTGCGGATATGGTGATTGAGCCGGGACTGGGCAGCACTGCCGCCACGGATTTTTCCAATCCGGACAGTCTCGTCGCGATCGGATATATCGAGGGAAAAAGGACAGCGCGGGCATTGAAAGCTTTACTCGCGGCTCGCACATCTTCCGCGAATCCGATGTCCGCATATTCGGATCTGAGGAGTACGCAACTTTCCGATCCCGCTTCACAGTCCTATGCAAGCACGTTACGGACCTCCGGCTCAGCTGAAGGGGACCCTTCCGACGTCAGCGTCGCAGAGGAAGATACGACAGCAGGTACAGCAGCCACCCGAGGGGGCTCGATAGCGAACGCTACCGTCACCCGTGCCATCAGCACCATCCGTCTCCATGGCGTTTCTGCGCTCACGGAAGCAGGAATCGCCGGCATCGAGAGCCGCTGGTTGCGCCAGCCGTTTCATCAGGAGAATCTGCGTTCGCTGCGCGAATACATTCTGGAAGAATACCGGTTGCGCGGTTACTCCCTCGCCTACATCCGAGAGATGGACGCAGATCCGGAATCCGGAAGCATTCGCATCGTGATCGAAGAAGGACGCATTCGCGACATCCGGGTCGAGGGAAATGAGAGAACGGATGCCGTGGTAATTCTTCGGGAAATTCCGCTCAAGGCCGGCGCCATTTTTCGCATCGGAGACATCGAACAGGGGATGAACAATCTCGCGGCGCTTCCGCTGTTCCACAACGTGACCTTCGACGTCGAGGATGTCGAAGGTGATCCCGTGCTTATCATTCGCGTCCAGGAGCGGACCTCGCAAATGCTGCAGGTCGGTGTCCTTGTGGATAATGAACGCAACGCCCAGCTTGGGGTACTCCTCCGCGACGCCAGTTTTCTTGGGAGCGGGACCGAATTGCGCGGCTCGTTCTTCAGCGGTGCTCGGAATCGGCGTTTTGCGGCGGAATACCATACGAACCGAATGTTCTATACCCCCTTCAGTTTCACTGCGGAAGGCTACTACGGCTTCAGAGACCACAATGAATACGGCGATGTGGAAGGGCTTTCGCGTTCCCGATTCGAGCGTGAGGTGCAGTCCGTGTATCGCGCCATCGGTTATGGAGCGCAGGCGTCCCTCGGAATGTACGCAGGTCGCTTCGGTATCCTGAACGGAAGACTCCGATACGAGCAGCAGAGCATACGCACAACAGAATTCCGGAAAAAGGATGCCGGGGATCTGGCCGAAAATCACCTGGTGGTATCGGTCGGCTTCTCCGTTACACTGGACACACAGGACAGATATCCTTTCCCGGACGAGGGTGTCCATTTTCAAGGAGAATACCAATCCGCCCAGCGTTTCCTTGGCGGCGAAGTCGCATTCTCGCGTATCGATGCACGGTACGAGTTCTATCTTCCCCTGATTGAAGATGTCATCGTGCTCCATCCCAGGCTGCAATTCGGCTACGGCGACAAAACCATGCCCCGGTACGAGGAATTTCGTATCGGCGGATTATTCTCCTTTATCGGGATGCGGGAAAACGAATTCAACGGCCGGCAAATCGCAGTGGGCGGCATAGAGCTGCGATACCGCCTTCCGTTCGACATTCTCTTTGATTCCTATCTGTCGCTGCGCTACGATATCGGCCGCACATGGTCCAATCCCGAGTTGATACGTATCTCGGAATTGCGACAGGGAGCGGGTTTTGTTCTCGGGCTCGACACACCGATAGGCCCCGCGCTGTTCGGCGTAGGAAAGAGTTTTCTTCCTGTGAAAAATAATCCTGAAACCTCTGTGAAGATTGGTCCGACCAACCTGTACTTCAGTATCGGCGTGCCGTTGGAATGA
- a CDS encoding leucyl aminopeptidase, protein MVKCTSHYGTADRIPATIHAIPLFEDSAQAVAALKRIAPELQEIAAALRANGQFCGKADESFLAATPMGQFLLVGLGPAEALTTERLRRAAAQAVKKAAKAPVVSIYCPLDEHIRKIQAVSFEDSVTALAEGALLASYSYDAFKGKKKDADKTKLAEIKLVTADEGFQSRMKNGLNHAMIIAEAVEYTRNLVNAPANVVTPETFAKEAVALGKKLLIKTLVLNRTEITANKMGGLLAVNKGSDHEPRFIIMEYNDKKRRLKPWVLVGKGITFDSGGLSIKPAASMEDMKTDMSGAAAVLGVMMAAAKLKLPARIIGLIPVTDNMTGGSAMCPGDIITMSDGSTVEVLNTDAEGRLILADALVYAQRFKPAGIIDLATLTGAVVVALASHAIGMMGTDEETMNELKSAGERTFERVWQLPLFDEYSKMLESDVADMKNIAGRWGGAITAAAFLKHFAGDTPWVHLDIAGTASIEAATDYHPKGGTGSGVRLLTEFLSGKTE, encoded by the coding sequence ATGGTGAAATGTACAAGCCACTACGGAACCGCTGATCGCATCCCTGCAACCATTCACGCGATCCCGCTCTTTGAAGATTCCGCGCAGGCAGTCGCGGCGTTGAAGCGTATTGCCCCCGAACTGCAGGAAATAGCGGCTGCCCTGCGTGCCAACGGGCAATTCTGCGGCAAAGCCGACGAAAGTTTCCTCGCCGCGACACCGATGGGACAATTCCTGCTTGTCGGACTCGGTCCCGCCGAAGCGCTTACGACGGAGCGGTTGCGCCGCGCTGCCGCACAAGCGGTGAAGAAGGCGGCGAAAGCGCCTGTTGTTTCCATCTATTGTCCTCTCGATGAGCATATCCGCAAAATACAGGCGGTGTCTTTTGAAGACAGCGTCACCGCGCTGGCGGAAGGAGCACTACTTGCCTCGTACAGCTACGACGCGTTCAAAGGAAAAAAGAAGGATGCGGATAAAACCAAGCTCGCGGAGATCAAACTCGTCACTGCAGACGAGGGCTTCCAGAGCCGGATGAAAAACGGTCTGAATCACGCGATGATCATTGCGGAAGCCGTTGAATATACTCGCAATCTGGTCAATGCTCCCGCGAATGTCGTCACCCCGGAAACCTTTGCGAAGGAAGCTGTCGCCCTGGGGAAAAAGCTGCTGATCAAAACCCTGGTACTGAATCGCACGGAGATTACGGCCAACAAAATGGGTGGTCTTCTGGCGGTGAATAAAGGCAGTGATCATGAGCCGCGTTTTATCATCATGGAATACAACGACAAGAAGCGGCGGCTCAAACCCTGGGTGCTGGTAGGGAAGGGCATAACCTTCGATTCCGGCGGTCTCTCGATCAAGCCGGCGGCATCCATGGAGGACATGAAAACCGATATGAGCGGTGCAGCCGCAGTACTTGGCGTAATGATGGCTGCTGCCAAGCTCAAACTCCCGGCCCGCATCATAGGACTGATTCCCGTCACGGACAACATGACTGGTGGTTCGGCGATGTGTCCGGGCGACATCATTACCATGTCCGATGGCAGCACTGTCGAAGTGCTCAACACGGACGCCGAGGGACGTCTCATCCTTGCGGACGCTCTGGTGTATGCACAGCGTTTCAAACCGGCGGGCATCATTGACCTTGCGACACTCACCGGAGCGGTTGTCGTTGCGCTCGCATCACATGCCATTGGCATGATGGGTACGGACGAAGAGACCATGAATGAATTGAAAAGCGCCGGTGAACGGACGTTTGAGCGCGTATGGCAGTTGCCGCTTTTCGATGAATACTCGAAAATGCTTGAGAGTGACGTTGCGGATATGAAAAATATTGCTGGTCGTTGGGGGGGTGCCATTACCGCCGCAGCATTCCTGAAGCATTTCGCCGGCGACACACCATGGGTTCATCTGGATATCGCGGGTACAGCATCGATTGAGGCAGCCACGGATTATCATCCCAAGGGCGGCACAGGCTCGGGGGTGCGGCTGCTGACCGAATTCCTCAGTGGAAAAACCGAGTGA
- a CDS encoding SDR family NAD(P)-dependent oxidoreductase, giving the protein MTTFEGKTAVITGASSGIGRALTLALLREGAAVAACGRSAQRLDDVRTDAGTAADRLLTTVCDVGDETQLTAFTRQTVEAFGGIDIVVANAGFGVFRPLTELRTDEFDAMINTNVRGVFLTLRHTVPVMISRGGGDAVIVSSLAGKNGFAGGTGYSTSKFAVRGLAQSLMLEVRKHNVRVVSVFPGSTDTAFFDGTPMSPNREKILRADDVAASILDALRTPRRALISEIDIRPSDPS; this is encoded by the coding sequence GTGACGACGTTTGAAGGGAAAACAGCCGTGATTACTGGTGCGAGCAGCGGCATCGGCCGTGCGCTTACCCTGGCGCTGTTGCGCGAAGGTGCCGCCGTCGCCGCGTGCGGAAGATCCGCACAGCGCCTCGATGATGTCCGAACAGATGCCGGCACGGCGGCGGATCGCCTTCTGACTACCGTCTGCGATGTGGGCGATGAAACACAACTTACGGCCTTCACCAGGCAAACGGTTGAAGCATTCGGTGGCATTGATATCGTCGTCGCGAACGCTGGCTTCGGAGTGTTCAGGCCTTTGACGGAGCTGCGCACGGACGAATTTGACGCTATGATCAACACGAATGTACGAGGGGTGTTTCTCACGCTGCGCCACACCGTGCCTGTGATGATTTCGCGCGGAGGCGGCGATGCGGTCATTGTTTCATCCTTGGCGGGTAAAAATGGTTTCGCCGGCGGCACAGGGTATTCTACCAGCAAATTCGCTGTTCGCGGTCTTGCACAGTCGCTGATGCTCGAAGTACGTAAGCACAATGTGCGCGTCGTTTCGGTGTTCCCCGGTTCGACGGATACCGCTTTTTTCGACGGGACGCCGATGTCACCCAATCGCGAGAAAATTCTACGCGCGGACGATGTGGCGGCCAGCATACTCGATGCCCTTCGTACACCGCGCCGGGCATTGATCAGCGAAATTGATATTCGGCCCAGCGACCCGTCCTGA
- a CDS encoding SDR family oxidoreductase: MEFRSTVVWVTGASAGIGRATAGAFLNAGARVVASARTMERLEAAFEGVDNENLLLLPCDVADETAVQAAGQKIASQSGGVDILVNNAGTTVFRPFLSSTIEDFDTLHSTNLRGPFLCTQAVLPGMIEKGRGAVVMVSSMAAVHAFPDSSVYSAGKAGLKAMADCLRLEVRKSGIRVISVFPGATYTEIWPTRVLEKHGEKMMQPEDVASAIVHACSAPHGVMYEEIFMQPIGGGL; this comes from the coding sequence ATGGAATTCCGTTCGACGGTTGTATGGGTTACCGGAGCCAGTGCAGGCATTGGCAGGGCGACGGCCGGAGCATTTTTGAACGCTGGTGCGCGGGTAGTCGCGAGCGCGCGGACTATGGAGCGCCTCGAAGCGGCGTTCGAGGGTGTCGACAATGAAAATCTGCTGCTGCTGCCCTGCGATGTCGCAGATGAAACTGCAGTGCAGGCAGCGGGACAGAAAATCGCGTCGCAAAGCGGGGGCGTGGACATATTGGTCAACAACGCCGGCACGACAGTATTCCGGCCCTTCCTTTCCTCGACCATCGAAGATTTCGATACCTTGCACAGCACCAACCTCCGGGGGCCGTTTCTCTGTACGCAGGCGGTGCTTCCGGGCATGATCGAGAAGGGGCGGGGCGCGGTAGTCATGGTGTCGTCCATGGCTGCAGTGCACGCGTTTCCGGACAGTTCCGTGTACAGCGCCGGGAAGGCCGGCCTCAAAGCGATGGCAGACTGCCTGCGGCTCGAGGTACGGAAATCCGGTATACGCGTGATCTCGGTGTTTCCGGGAGCGACCTATACCGAAATATGGCCCACGCGCGTGTTGGAGAAGCATGGCGAAAAAATGATGCAGCCGGAGGACGTGGCCTCCGCTATCGTGCACGCCTGTTCCGCACCTCACGGCGTGATGTACGAAGAAATTTTCATGCAGCCCATCGGAGGCGGATTGTGA
- the folE gene encoding GTP cyclohydrolase I FolE, with the protein MHTPDEAFQQKHEDASDPEFEHLITGILTRIGEDPGREGLLKTPHRVAKAWHFLTRGYHQNIEEVLNGAIFEEEYNEMVIVKDIDYYSMCEHHLLPFFGKCHVAYIPNKKIVGLSKIPRIVDVFAQRLQVQERMTQQIADALQQALQPMGVAVVCEGRHMCMMMRGVQKQNSVATTSEMLGAFRSNSKTREEFLRLINTGF; encoded by the coding sequence ATGCATACACCGGATGAAGCTTTCCAGCAAAAGCACGAAGATGCGAGTGATCCGGAATTTGAACATCTGATAACCGGAATATTGACCCGTATCGGCGAGGACCCCGGGCGTGAGGGGCTCCTGAAAACGCCGCATCGGGTCGCGAAAGCTTGGCATTTTCTCACACGTGGGTATCACCAGAACATCGAAGAGGTGCTCAACGGCGCAATTTTCGAAGAAGAGTACAACGAAATGGTCATCGTCAAGGACATTGACTATTACTCGATGTGCGAACACCATCTCCTTCCCTTTTTCGGCAAGTGCCATGTTGCGTATATCCCGAACAAGAAAATTGTCGGCTTGAGCAAAATTCCCCGCATTGTGGATGTGTTCGCCCAGCGCTTGCAGGTGCAGGAGCGCATGACGCAACAAATCGCCGATGCGCTGCAGCAGGCACTGCAGCCAATGGGTGTCGCGGTGGTATGCGAGGGCAGGCATATGTGCATGATGATGCGCGGTGTGCAGAAACAGAACTCCGTAGCCACGACCAGCGAAATGCTCGGTGCGTTCCGAAGCAATTCCAAAACGCGCGAAGAGTTTCTCCGTCTCATCAATACAGGGTTTTAA
- a CDS encoding 6-carboxytetrahydropterin synthase translates to MTYVTRREHFSASHRLYNPAWSDEQNDRVFGKCNNPAGHGHNYYVEVTVAGPVDPETGYVVDLKALKTVIHDRILSKVDHKNLNVDVDFLRHVIPTAENIAIGIWKELEAHIPQGRLYQVRLYETEKNIVDYRGE, encoded by the coding sequence ATGACGTACGTCACCCGAAGAGAGCACTTCTCCGCGAGCCACCGTCTGTATAATCCCGCATGGTCGGACGAGCAGAACGATCGCGTATTCGGTAAATGCAACAATCCCGCCGGGCATGGTCACAATTACTATGTTGAAGTGACGGTTGCCGGCCCCGTGGATCCGGAAACGGGCTATGTCGTCGATCTCAAAGCGCTGAAAACGGTGATTCACGACCGTATACTCTCTAAGGTTGACCACAAGAATCTCAACGTGGATGTGGACTTTCTGCGGCATGTCATTCCCACAGCCGAAAACATCGCCATAGGAATTTGGAAAGAACTGGAGGCGCACATTCCTCAGGGACGACTCTATCAGGTGCGTCTGTACGAAACGGAAAAGAACATCGTTGATTACAGGGGTGAGTAA
- a CDS encoding DUF3501 family protein produces MQTLTVSDIQSNAEYEAVRAQVRKDICALRSLRRVELSDTFIVIFENRDTVRFQVQEMLRVERMDSPERIALELSCFNLLIPAEGELSATLMIRVPEYHSIEERLERMAGITRNALSLVVGHHEIPARFEIEDDIACESDVLYIRFHFTSEQRSLFCTPATPVQLRSIHPECHASVALEGELRNSLIGDLLQ; encoded by the coding sequence ATGCAAACACTCACGGTCAGTGACATTCAATCGAACGCGGAATACGAAGCTGTCCGCGCTCAGGTACGTAAGGATATCTGCGCGCTCCGATCGCTCCGCCGTGTGGAGTTGTCAGATACTTTCATCGTCATCTTCGAGAACAGAGATACGGTGCGATTCCAGGTGCAGGAAATGCTTCGTGTCGAGCGTATGGACAGCCCCGAGCGCATCGCCTTGGAACTCAGTTGTTTCAATTTGCTCATCCCTGCGGAAGGAGAACTGAGCGCCACACTGATGATACGCGTACCTGAGTATCACAGTATCGAAGAGCGCCTCGAACGAATGGCCGGCATCACGCGCAACGCACTGTCGCTCGTGGTCGGTCACCATGAGATTCCGGCACGCTTCGAGATCGAGGATGATATCGCCTGCGAGAGCGATGTGCTGTACATCCGTTTTCACTTCACGAGCGAGCAGCGGTCCCTTTTCTGCACACCGGCGACACCTGTACAATTGCGCTCGATCCATCCCGAATGCCACGCTTCCGTTGCTTTGGAAGGCGAACTGCGCAACAGTCTTATAGGAGACCTGCTGCAATGA
- the bcp gene encoding thioredoxin-dependent thiol peroxidase: MLAEGKKAPAFSLPSTSGRKVSLKDFTGTTVVLYFYPKDNTPGCTQESCDFRDNMARLQAAGVVVLGVSADSIASHQKFREKYDLPFDLLSDESHSMLEAYGVWKEKSLYGKKFMGIERTTVIIDGNGTVVRIFPKVKVSGHVDQVLAALNG, encoded by the coding sequence ATGCTCGCTGAAGGAAAAAAAGCCCCCGCATTTTCTCTCCCCTCAACCAGTGGTCGCAAGGTGTCCCTGAAAGATTTCACCGGTACGACGGTCGTCCTCTACTTTTATCCCAAGGACAACACTCCCGGCTGTACACAGGAATCCTGTGACTTCCGGGACAATATGGCAAGACTGCAGGCCGCCGGCGTGGTGGTGCTCGGGGTTTCCGCAGACAGCATCGCCTCGCATCAGAAGTTCAGGGAAAAGTACGATTTGCCTTTCGATCTGCTCAGCGACGAATCTCATTCTATGCTCGAGGCCTACGGCGTCTGGAAGGAAAAATCGCTTTACGGCAAGAAGTTCATGGGGATAGAGAGAACCACCGTCATCATTGACGGTAACGGGACCGTTGTACGGATTTTTCCCAAGGTAAAAGTCAGCGGCCACGTGGACCAGGTGCTCGCCGCGCTCAACGGTTGA
- a CDS encoding redoxin domain-containing protein, whose amino-acid sequence MIEVGSKAPSFALLDTKREIRSLDQFAGKTTLLAFYPGAFTGVCEKEMCSIRDAMAELNNLDVNVVGISVDSPFANGAFASRNNFDFPLLSDYKRETAAAYGILFDNFAGMEGYTVGNRSVFILDAEGIVRWSWVAENPGVEPDYSAIKEQLTAIG is encoded by the coding sequence ATGATTGAGGTAGGTTCGAAAGCACCGTCGTTCGCGCTGCTGGACACGAAGCGGGAGATTCGGTCATTGGATCAATTCGCCGGCAAGACCACGCTTCTGGCATTTTATCCCGGCGCGTTCACAGGCGTGTGTGAGAAGGAAATGTGTTCCATACGCGACGCGATGGCCGAATTGAATAATCTGGACGTCAACGTCGTCGGCATCAGTGTCGATTCACCCTTCGCGAACGGCGCCTTCGCCAGCCGCAACAATTTCGACTTCCCTCTGCTCTCCGATTACAAACGGGAGACTGCCGCAGCCTACGGGATTCTCTTCGATAATTTCGCCGGCATGGAAGGGTACACCGTCGGTAATCGCTCGGTGTTCATCCTCGATGCGGAAGGTATCGTGCGCTGGTCCTGGGTGGCCGAGAATCCTGGCGTTGAGCCGGATTACAGCGCTATCAAAGAGCAACTCACCGCTATCGGCTAA
- a CDS encoding dodecin family protein, which translates to MTSVFEYKEVVGISTESIEAAIKQALDAVSAGYSIGWFEVLSFRGRLVDATTTEYQVTVKVGCKSK; encoded by the coding sequence ATGACATCAGTATTCGAGTACAAGGAAGTCGTCGGCATCTCGACGGAAAGCATCGAAGCAGCTATCAAGCAGGCGCTGGACGCGGTCTCGGCGGGATATAGCATCGGCTGGTTCGAAGTCCTCTCTTTTCGTGGACGCCTGGTCGACGCCACCACCACAGAATATCAGGTAACAGTCAAGGTCGGCTGTAAATCGAAATAA
- the glgP gene encoding alpha-glucan family phosphorylase has translation MNSTFLKRTDAAGDGLHVLARNLWWTWNPRAQDIFHTLSERKWRSSNHNAVMVLNAISRNELRARLFEREFLERVESVLQEFDDYMKKDDTWYHAHTKGKDGRLIAYFSAEFGLHECLPVYSGGLGILAGDHTKSASDLGLPFIGISLFYRNGYFQQTLGPDGWQHEHYPLLDPEALPVELVVDESGTPIVASVEIGHSRVYFHAYRVRVGRAIIYLLDTNRPENDLHYREITSRVYGGDSTTRVMQETVLGIGGVRFLRELGLHPTVYHMNEGHSAFLTLELLREQLAAGAAREAAEEWVKEHCVFTTHTPVPAGHDRFSIDLLDHLLSTFRASIGLDETTVLGYGRQNPGDADEPFCMTILALKMSRAANGVSELHGQVSREMWKELFKADHADDVPIGHITNGVHILGWMANRTRQFWHKHLGEKWIYYLKKQAIWSQVSDPDLITDEDLWALRYGLRRDLIEYVRRMMRHQFQHSGSDYMSVQDSILNPDVLTIGFARRFATYKRAPLFFRDFNRIAELINDSKRPIQLVFAGKAHPRDDEGKRFIQQIVGYTKNPALFGKVVFIENYDINVARHMISGVDVWLNTPRRPMEASGTSGMKILIHGGLNLSIQDGWWREGYDGGNGWSIGDDAHAEDAGVQDERDAAALYALLEGALVDEFYDRDGYGIPRRWLKRVRKSMETLIPVFNTDRMVSEYVVKYYKLTD, from the coding sequence ATGAACAGCACATTTCTGAAACGAACAGATGCGGCCGGAGACGGTCTTCACGTCCTCGCACGCAATCTCTGGTGGACCTGGAATCCCCGGGCCCAGGATATCTTTCATACGCTCTCTGAACGTAAATGGCGTTCCTCAAACCATAATGCGGTCATGGTGTTGAACGCCATTTCACGGAACGAACTGCGCGCCCGACTTTTCGAACGTGAATTTCTTGAGCGCGTTGAGAGTGTGTTGCAGGAATTTGACGACTACATGAAAAAAGATGACACCTGGTACCATGCCCACACAAAGGGAAAGGATGGTCGTCTCATCGCATATTTCAGCGCTGAATTTGGTCTGCACGAATGTCTCCCAGTTTACAGTGGTGGATTGGGCATATTGGCGGGTGACCACACCAAATCCGCGAGTGATCTCGGGCTTCCTTTCATCGGTATCAGTCTGTTTTATCGGAACGGCTATTTTCAGCAGACCCTCGGTCCTGACGGCTGGCAGCATGAACACTATCCGCTCCTCGATCCAGAAGCCCTTCCTGTAGAATTGGTGGTGGATGAATCCGGGACACCGATTGTCGCATCAGTGGAGATCGGACATAGCCGCGTATATTTTCACGCGTATCGTGTACGTGTCGGACGCGCCATCATTTACCTCCTGGACACGAACCGTCCCGAGAATGATCTGCATTACCGCGAAATCACTTCCCGTGTGTATGGCGGAGACAGTACGACACGCGTCATGCAGGAAACAGTGCTCGGCATCGGCGGCGTCCGTTTCCTCCGCGAGTTAGGTCTGCATCCCACCGTCTACCACATGAATGAGGGGCACAGTGCTTTCCTTACACTGGAGTTGCTCCGAGAGCAACTTGCCGCAGGCGCTGCACGAGAGGCTGCGGAGGAATGGGTAAAAGAGCATTGCGTCTTTACAACACATACACCGGTCCCAGCCGGCCATGATCGCTTTTCCATCGACTTGCTCGATCATTTATTGAGTACGTTCCGGGCCTCGATTGGACTGGACGAGACGACGGTGCTTGGTTACGGGCGACAGAATCCGGGTGATGCGGATGAACCGTTCTGCATGACCATCCTTGCCTTGAAAATGTCACGAGCCGCCAATGGTGTAAGCGAATTGCATGGCCAGGTGAGCAGGGAAATGTGGAAGGAACTGTTCAAAGCCGACCATGCCGATGACGTCCCTATCGGTCATATTACGAACGGCGTGCATATTCTTGGATGGATGGCCAATCGCACACGCCAATTCTGGCACAAGCATCTTGGCGAGAAATGGATTTACTACCTGAAAAAACAGGCTATCTGGTCTCAGGTTTCCGATCCCGATCTGATCACAGATGAGGACCTCTGGGCACTGCGTTACGGTTTACGCAGGGACCTCATCGAGTATGTGCGGCGCATGATGCGGCATCAATTCCAGCACTCGGGAAGCGACTATATGAGCGTGCAGGACTCAATACTCAACCCCGACGTGCTCACCATCGGTTTCGCACGCCGCTTCGCCACGTATAAGCGCGCACCGTTGTTTTTCCGGGACTTCAACCGCATCGCCGAATTGATCAACGACAGCAAACGGCCCATTCAACTTGTGTTCGCAGGGAAGGCTCACCCACGCGACGACGAGGGAAAGCGATTTATTCAACAGATCGTGGGATACACGAAGAATCCCGCGCTTTTCGGCAAGGTGGTGTTCATCGAGAACTACGATATCAATGTGGCCCGTCACATGATATCAGGTGTGGATGTGTGGCTCAATACCCCGAGACGACCCATGGAGGCGAGCGGCACCAGCGGGATGAAAATTCTCATTCACGGCGGATTGAACCTCAGCATTCAGGACGGATGGTGGCGTGAGGGGTATGATGGCGGCAATGGCTGGAGCATCGGCGATGATGCGCATGCCGAAGACGCAGGCGTGCAGGATGAACGGGACGCCGCTGCGCTCTATGCTCTGCTGGAAGGTGCGCTTGTGGACGAATTTTATGACCGTGACGGCTATGGTATTCCTCGCCGATGGCTGAAGCGCGTGCGGAAATCAATGGAGACCCTCATCCCGGTGTTCAACACCGACCGCATGGTTTCCGAGTATGTTGTCAAATATTACAAACTGACGGACTGA